TCTTTTCAATTGTCTTTTCAACTTAACATAAACAATAAGTGCATGTGATTTGATgagttattttaatataatccattataatcaaaaactaaagaattatataaatcttTGACCTCTAAGAGACTAATGATATGTTTGATTGACAGACCGGAGGTGCGCTAGCCGAGTATGCCGTAGCCAAGGAGAACCTAACATTGACTAAACCACCTGACATCACAGCACCTGAATGTGCAGCACTACCTCTTGCAGCCCTTACAGCTTACCAAGCTCTCACACAGTCTGCAGACATCAAATTAGATGGAAGTAGTCAAAACATTAACATATTGGTCACCGGTGCATCAGGGGGTGTAGGCCACTACGCAGTTCAGCTAGCAAAGCTAAGCAACGCCCATGTAACAGCTACATGTGGTGCACGAAACCTCGAATTGGTCAAAAGCTTGGGTGCTGATGAGGTACTTGACTATCAAACCCCAGAAGGGACTGCACTAAAAAGTCCTTCAGGAAAGAAATATGACATTGTGATACACTGTGCTACAAAAATTCCTTGGGAAACTTTTGTGTCTAATTTAAATGAACCAAGTAAAGTGATTTGTGTTAGTGGAGGCTTTATTGAATGGTTTATATATGCTAAGCATAAGTTGACATTCTCTAAGAAGGTGTTAATGCCAATGGTTATGATTCCTAAGAGAGAAAACTTTCAAGAATTGGTGAATTTGGTGCAAGCAGGGAAGCTTAAATCGATCATAGATTCGAAACATTCGTTAGGTAATGTTGAAGATGGTTGGAGTCGAATAATGAGTGGACATGCAACAGGAAAAGTTATAGTAGAACCTTAAAAGGAACATATGTATACTATGTTGATGTACATATAATAAGCTTGAGGATGATGGATTTGAAGAGTTGGTGTACATATTGTATAAACTCTTGCTTATGGATTTATGTGTGAATATGTAATGCTTGaaaacattattttataaaGAAGTTGTCTATGCTGTATTTGGATGGAAGAAAGTTGAGCCCAAGAGGAAAATGAGAGATGGAAAATAAAGGGACGACATATTTTCTAGATAGCAAAAGAGAAGACGAGGAAAACGGAGGGAATGGAAAATTTTGGAAGAAAACTCGCcaattttcccttttctttccatcccttcccttccctcctTGTAACATTGTgtaattaataagtgcttattgCCAATAATTTATTCAGAGTTGCCCTTTTTTTACTTGCACTTATATGCCTTCAattgtttattttgattaattacaaTGAGATTCAGTAAATGAATTCTAAATATTAACAATGTATCGAATAAGTACTACAAACTTAATTTAAAGCATCAAATTAAAGGTTTCGAATAtaaagttataacataatataaattAGAATTAACAAAAGTTATCTTGATAATATCGATACGATGAATTATTTTAGGCAAATTAAAATATACTCCTATTTGATTATATGCATATAAACACTTAGGcatcaattttaattaattatatatatttaaggtaataaattttttttaaaacttatcttaatacttaaaattataactataaCTAATATAGTACTAGTATTTAAGAAGAATATTTCTTCTGATTATAGAAAGTTACTATAGACAGTGACATTTTTCAGTTTTCACGATCATCTACAAGAAAATTTTATCCTTCTTCTCTTGCGGTATTCTCTATTCTACGCGAACTGTTCACTTTAGTTGATTACAAAGTGACTTCACCTAATCTGTAGAATCATGGCCAGTCAACATCTCAATAGCGTGACTTCACCTACAACCTTCTGTTcgattattcaatatcttgatGATCAGGTACGAAATTTAATCAAAACTGCTTATTTGACtgcatttaatttttatcattggTACAATGGCAGAAATGTCAATTCTTCCAATTGAAATATGAAACCCTAGCATATCGAATCGTTCGGCATCGTTTTTTAATAGAAATACGAAACCCTAATATATTGACATTTTAGACTGAGTTAAATGATTGTATTAGATGTCTGTAGTTTTTTTGACTGTATATTCAATTAGACGTGCAATAAGGTAAAATGTATGAGAATATCATTTGAATCTGTTAAAAACATATAGATTTTAAGTTTTCTGTCGctattttatttgaataattaaatattttttaacaatatGATATAGTGGACGTGCTGGGTTGTGGTTGACAGTTCTAACAATAGCTGTGCTTTGGAATATATGGTGATCAAGTGAAGAATATTAAGGAAATCTTTTGTTGTTGCTGTTTTAACGAGGGTtggtttgaagtttgaagtttgaacttAGAAGCAAAGTGATGAATGATGTCCTTGTGTAGTTGTATGTGTAAGCATGAACATTTTCGGGTATTGATGCAAAATAATGCCGGTGTGAACCCAGGATTGACGGGATAGTGCAGGATTGTGTGAGTTTGAATAGCCGTTGAATGTTTTATCTGCATCAGTTCAATTCATACTATTAGGATTCGAGCTTTACTACTCTCTTTGTTACTATGATTTTGTATCTATTAGTGAAATTTGGTTTACTATTTTGTAGTTGGatgacaagaaaaaaaaaatggttggaAGAAATAAGTGGGTGAGATGAGGAAAGAAAGAATGAGATTGTATATGAGATTACAAGAGACAATATGGGAACCATtgccaaataaaaaaagatagcaAAGTAAGTAGAGCAAAGTACATTAGAAATAGGTGCAAAATCATAGTGACAAAGGTATTTGTGATACTGCTTCTAGTCTCTTTTGGATTATTGACAAAATGCAGGATTCTGTTTTATACAACACCTGCTTTGTTATCTATTTTAGGGGTATAGAATTTGAGACTAGGGAGGTTATTTCAGTTTGACAGCTTTGAAATGGGCTAATACTGTCTGTTTGTTTATAATATCTTATACTCCAGTGTGCTACAAATTCATAGGCTATATAGATTGTACATTTACTTGGAAGTTTGTTATAATGAAGTCTTGTTTGAGAGATTACACAAGTGTGCTACAAACTTTGAGGCTATTTAGATTATACATTCATTTAAAAGTTTGCCATGCCGAAGTCTTGTTTGAGAGGTAAAGTACTTTATACTGATGTCAAAACAAAAAGTTGGTTCACAGATCTAAGGAATATACAAAGAACTCTGGAAATTGATCATAGCAACTTTTGCTTCCAAATCAGAGTAACTTCATCAGTCATATTTTGCTTCGTAGTGAAAAAAATGATGGGGCATTTCGAGAATCGAACTCGGGACCTCTCCCACCCAAAGCGAGAATCATACCACTAGACCAAATGCCCAgttgtttttttatcttttaattatttggtTTTAGCAGTCTGAAGCGACAGGGaagtttcctttttaattttcttacttGTTTATCCTTTATCATCCTAAAATCTTTCTTCAATTAGTATGAATCAGAATGGACCTTGAGATAcactttaaaaatatcaaaatcttaATAAAAAATGGAAATCTTCTGTAATTATTTGTCTTATAAGCATGCCTTAATTcatagaaaaatgaaaaaggtagTAATGGAGCATTATGATAATCAAACTCGGGACTTCACGCCCCCAAAGCGAGAATCACAATACCGGACCAATGCCCTTTTTGATGTCTTTGAACTTATCTCTTGTTTATAACTTTCTATGTCAATCTGATATGCTTGACGTAGCTTCTGTATGAACTTGTTCCTATGGCCCTGAAAGAAAAATACTTAGTTCTAGACATCCTTCTGAATCGGATGTAGAATTGCTCTCCACATGACAAATATAATTTTAGGTTTCTACTTTCAACTTTTATTAATGATAAACCAAGCTTAATTAGGTAGGTCAAAAACTTTATGTGGGGCAATTTGAGTGTGTCATCAGCACCTCGGCAGCTCGGCGCTTCATGTGATTAGACCACTAGACCAAATGGCGAAgcttcaattatcaaacttgAAAGATGTGGAATGTTCAAAATTGTGTTTCATGAAAATTGCCTCTATTTATCTGTGTAATGTGTATTAGTTCAATATAGTACTTATTGGCTTATATGTTTCATTGCACTAACATTTGGCAAAAATTGTTTGTACATTTAGTTGATGTCACTATTGAATGGTTAGTTGACTTAATAATTCTCTGTTCTCTTGTTCCTAGAGCCTCATCAATCCTATAGAAAGTACAGAAACGAGACTGCTAAAGAGAGGTGAGGTATTGTGAGAACCAAACGTTGAACCCTCCATACTGCCAGAATAATACCCTGAGACCAAATGCCCTATGGTTGTTTTTCATGATTCTTTTCCTTCTAAAGTCATAGGGGAAGTGTTGCATAAGTAGATAACTCTCCTTGATATAAACTTGTGCTAATACCACTTATTCAAGTAATATAAGTAATAAACTGCTGTACAAATTTGTATGTATGCTAAAGCTCGATGTTAGAAGTAATGGCTATGTCTAGCTGTACCTAATTTCCTCCATATGATGAGTTGCACACGGAAACTTTATTTCTGTCGCTTACATTCTCCATAGACCTACGCTGataaatttgacaaattttCAAGCGACTTCCTGTAAGTAAAACATAAAATCTGTTGACCTGATTTGTAATTTGATATAAATATTTACCAGTTTTATAAGGATATTTACTTTTCCTTTAACCATCATTTTTCTTAAGAAGTTGACCTACTCTTGAAACAAAAAACTGAATATCAAATGGGGCATTCCGAGAATCGAACTCGGGACCTCTCGCACCCAAAGCGAGAATCATACCACTAGACCAAATGCCCAATTgtgtatttgtatttttattttattggttttaagcAGTCTGAAGTGGCTGGGTACTATTTTCTTTATGATTTTCTTCTTGTACTATCCTGTTGACTTTTCTTCATTTAGTGTCATAGTGTGAATCAATTTGGATCATGAGATGCACTTTTAAAACAGCAAaatctttatttaaaaaacaGAAATCCTGCTGTGATTTGTTGGCTTATATGTAATTTAGGATTTTAGAATGTCTTAACTCATAGAATCGAAATCAGGACCTCTATTAAAATGTACAgtgaaaaaaaagtttaaatggggCATTCCGAGAATCGAACTCGGGACCTCTCGCACCCAAAGCGAGAATCATACCACTAGACCAAATGCCCAGTtgtgtatttatattttaaattaattgattttagcATTCTGAACCGATAGGTTAGgtcctttttttctttcttacttgtttaccatTCTGTTGACTTTTCATCATTTAATGTGCATCAGCATGGATATTGAGATGCACTTTTCATAATCTGAAAAAAACTGGAAATCTGCTTTGACTAGTTCTTCTATATTTCGTTTAGGATTTTAGTATGTCTTAACTCATAGAATTACCTAACGGAAGAAGGTACTAATGGGACACTCCAAGAATCAAACTCGGGACCTTTCGCACCCAAAGCGAGAACCATACCACTTGACCAAATGTCCTTTTGATATCTTTGAGCTTATCTTTTGCACATAGTTTTTCTATGTCAATCTGGTATCCTTGAAGCAGCATCTGAATAAATTTGTTTCTATGCGCCctgaaataaattttttaagttctagATGTCGTTAAGCTTAAAACAGGTAAATTACAAAAGTGACTTGGTGCTCATATGAGAATTAGACCACTAGACCAAGTGTCCATGTTTCACAGTTTAATTGAATATTGTGGAATGTTCAATTTTTGGTGTTTGTTGAGAATTGCATCTGTTATTCTATGTATTGGTTCAATATGTTACTTATTGGCTTATATGTTTCACTGCACTATAATTTGGTAATAGTATGTGGTTGTGTGTAATAGTTGATGACACTATTGAATGGTTTGTTGACTTAATAATTCTCTGTTCTCTTGTTTCCTAGAGCTTCATCAATCCTCTAGGAAATACAAAAACGATACTGCTATAGAGAGATGAGGTATTCAACCGAATGTTGAAACTCTCCCACCCGCAAAAATGATACCCTGAGACCAAATGCCCTTGTGTTATTTTCATGTTTCTTTTTCATCTAAAATAATGAGGAAAGCTTTGCATGAGTAGATAATTTTGCTTGATTTAAGCATGTGCTGATACCACATATTTAAGTAATATCAGTACCAAAACTGATGTACAAATGTGTATGTATAATACAGATAGGCGTTTGGAGTTATGGATGCATCTCATTGTACCTGATTTCTTCCTTGGGAAACGCacaatttttctttattgtCACGAACATACTCTGTAGACCAAAGATGTTAACTCTATCATGCATTCCTTCCAACTTCTgtatgatatttattttttctacacccaatatttttcttaagaagttAACCATCTACTCTGGGAACAAAAAAGCTGAATATCAAATGGAGCATTCCAAGAATCAAACTCAAGACCTTCCGCACCCAAAGCAAGAATCATAACACTAGAACAAATGCCCGGTTgtgtatttgttttgtaaattaatggtttttagcagtctTAAGCAACCGGGTACTAGTTCCcttctaatttttttacttgtttACCATCCCGTTGACCTTTCATCATTTAGTGAATCAGCATGGAGCTTGAGATGCactcttaaaatattaaaatctgaaatttttttatggAAATATGCTCTGATTAGCTGTCATTTGTCAACTTGTCAATTGTCATATTTGTAATTGTGGATTTAAAATGTCTTAACTGAGAGAAATATATAATGAAAAAGGTAGTAATGGGGCATTCCGAGAATCGAACTCGGGACCTCTCGCACCCAAAGCGAGAATCATACCACTAGACCAAATGCCCTTTAGATATATTTGAGCTTATCTTTCATTTAGCTTTTCAATGGCAATCTGGTATCAGTGAATCAGCTTCTGAATAAACTTCTTCCTTTAACACCGAAATAAAAATTCTGGGTCCTACATGtgacaaatatttttgtgtttctaTTCAACTTTTATTGTTGATAAACCAAGCTTTAACAAGTAggtaacaaaattttaaagtagGGCAATTTGAGTGTGGCATCAACTTGGCGCCTCAAGTGAGAACTAAACCACTAGACCAACTGGCGAAGTTTCAATGGTTGATATAAAAATGTGCTGATACCTCATGTTGAAATAATTTTAGTACTAAAACTGATGTACAATTGACAAATGTGTATCTGTACTACAGATGGAAGTTTGAAGTTATGGCTGCATCTAGCTGTACCTGATTTCGTCTGTGCAATGAGTGGCACACAAAAATTTTGTTCCTGTCGCCCACATACTCAGTAGATCTATGCTGGTTACTAGGAGAAATTTGCAAGCAGCTCCCTTAATGAAGTGAACCCTCTGCACTGTGAGTAAAACATTAAATTACTTGACCTGATTATAGTTTGATCATGAATTTCTGGCAACTTGTGTAGGATATATACATCTTTTACATCCATTATTTTTCTGAAGTCATCCTTCTATTTTTGGCACAAAAAAGCTGAAATATCATATGGGGCATTCCGAGAATCGAACTCGGGACCTCTCGCATCCAAAGCGAGAATCATACCACTAGACCAAATGCCCGGTTTTGTATTTGTACTtgttcctttttgatcttcctAAATTGTTTACTATCCTGCTGACCTTTTATCATTTAATGTGAATCAACATGGATCTTGGGAGTTGAGATGCTCTTTTACAATATCAAAATCTGATTTAGGATTTTAGATTGTCTTAACTCATAGaaatatataatgaaaaaaGGTAGTAATGGGGCATTCCGAGAATCGAGCTCGAGACCTCTCGCACCCAAAGCGAGAATCATACCACTAGACCAAATGCCCTTTTGATATCTTTGAGCTTATCTTTTACACATAGCGTTTCTATGTCAATCTAGTATCCTTTGAAGCAGCTTTTTGAATAAACTTTTTCCTATGGCCctgaaaaaaaatgtttaattttcTGTTCCTCTGAACTGAGTGTAGAATTGCTCTGACATTGTGTTTCTATTCAACTCTTGTTAAGCCAAGCTTAAACTGGTAGGTAACAAAATTTTTTAGTGGGGCACTTTTTGTGTGGCATTGAAACCTCATGTGAGAATTAGATCACTAGATTTTTTTGGATCAAAATTTAAGAAGTCGGTTAAGAGATTACACTGATTTGAGACCCATTTTCCTATTTGTGCTTTGCCATTGTAGAGTGGCTTTAATTCTTGTTGTATGTATTCAGGAGATCAATTTCTGTAGTATGAAAAAGGTACTACTGTACTATTTAGAAGATCAATGTTAGTAGTGAGATGAAAGTACTCCTGATGAAGGATTCTGAGGATTGACTTGatcaaacaaatttttttatttgttcggATTGTTTATTGATGACATTCACTTTTTTGAAATGTTAGTGTTGGTTATATCATCTTTGTCAAGGGCTCAAGCTATTTGATTGTTGCCATTGTCATATCTGCTATGCATGATCTCCGATTTTTATGTACAATGTTATCGAAATTTTCATACTGCTGTCTGACTAATCCTTGCGTGACACCAACAGCCAACAGGATGCGAATTGGAGAGCAATTTAGAGTTCAAGTTTTATTAAATCGATGAGCCAGTATATTGTTTCACACATTCAAAATTGACAAATCAAAGGAGTTGAGAAGATAGTCTGATCCAGGTTCAAGAGTAATATAGCGCCAAGGCATTTCTCTATTCCTAATGGCTGGTCTACATTTTTCATGTGCTTTTCTTAATGTGCTGTAAATTACTATGTTTTTATATTGCATGTGATTGTGTAAGATCCAACATCTTATGGATCTTTTTGAACTTTTGACGTTCAATATAAGTCTACTGTATTTAGTCACCTCACTGATTGTAATGTTGTATTGCCACACACCACATCTTTGGTTG
This Amaranthus tricolor cultivar Red isolate AtriRed21 chromosome 13, ASM2621246v1, whole genome shotgun sequence DNA region includes the following protein-coding sequences:
- the LOC130798498 gene encoding quinone-oxidoreductase homolog, chloroplastic-like — encoded protein: MMRAIQYSCYDGGAAALQHVEVGIPEPKVDEVLIKVEAIALNAADWKIQEGMVRPFFPLKFPMIPGTDISGEVVKVGSSITKLKIGDKVVALLSSFTGGALAEYAVAKENLTLTKPPDITAPECAALPLAALTAYQALTQSADIKLDGSSQNINILVTGASGGVGHYAVQLAKLSNAHVTATCGARNLELVKSLGADEVLDYQTPEGTALKSPSGKKYDIVIHCATKIPWETFVSNLNEPSKVICVSGGFIEWFIYAKHKLTFSKKVLMPMVMIPKRENFQELVNLVQAGKLKSIIDSKHSLGNVEDGWSRIMSGHATGKVIVEP